The following nucleotide sequence is from Nitrososphaerota archaeon.
AAGCCTTCTGGAGGAGGACGTTGGCCTCCCTCGCCCGCCTGGCAAGCTCTATCTCAGTCACCGAGGCGATGGCTTCTCCCATCACGGACGAGGCATACTCGAGTTCGGCAGAGAAGATGTTCTGCGAGTTCTCCGTGAACCCCAGCGTCTCGAGGGGCTGCTTCTCCTTTATTCCTGCAATGGACACCACGGCCGGCTTCGGGTCCCCCGGCCTTAGGGGCATGTAGGCGTAGGTCAAGGTCGTCCCGATCTTCAGACCGGTGTGCTTCTCGACCATGGTAATGTTCTCCGAGTTCCCTCCAGGCCCGGTGGGGAGGGCGTTGACCAGAGTGACTCCCTTGGTCAGGTACCTGCAGAGGTCTCTCAGCTTCGACCCAGCCTCGATAAGCGTCTCGTCTGCGGGCCTCCTCAGCTTCGGGGCGAAGAAAATCACCTGAGCTTCTCCCAGGACCTGCTCAAGCGGCTTGAAGCTGAGCAGGGGTTCGGCACTCATCAACTCCTGAAGGTCGGGGTTCTTCCGAAGGAACGCCGAGTCGAGCTCCATGGCCATCTGGAGCGACTCATCCACAATGGTCACCTGGGCCCTGTCGACGATGGCGGCCGCGAGCCTGTATCCTTCGCTCGTGAGACCGTACATCGCCACCTTGATCTTTGCCAAAAGCCTGGATATGCCCGCCCGCCCGATTCTAATTATACTTTGAAAGGACTAGGTCGCGGTCGTCCGGCCTGGTCTTCCGAGTATTGCGGAACATGGGTTTAATTCACAAAGCGTCAGCGGTTACGTCTAGGGAATACCATGTCCAGTCAGAAGGCCTGGGTAGACGTACTGACTCCGAAACAGATCCTGTTCTTCAACCCCGTGATCAAGGAGCTAGAGTCCGCAGGCTGCGAGGTCCTCTCCACCTCGAGGAGCTACAGGGAGGTAGACCCCCTCGCCCGGAGGGCTGGCTTGGACCTGCGCTACGTGGGCGAGAGGGGAGGCAGGGGCCTGGTCGAACAACTCGAGGCCGCGACCCGTCGGCAGGCCGAGATGATCCCCATCGTCAAAGAGTTCGGACCCAGGGTAGCGGTTTCGATTGCTTCGGGGGTCTGTGCCCGGGTCGCCTTCGGACTCGGGGCAAAGCACATCGCAGTCAACGACTCGCCCCACTCGGAGGTGGCGGGGCGGCTCTCTCTTCCTCTGAGCTACCACCTGATGTGCCCGTGGGTGATCCCCTACACGGCCTGGGCAAAGTTCGGGATCACCAGGAACCAGGTGACGACCTATCGGGCGCTCGACCCCGTGGCCTGGCTGAGGAGAAAGGCGATCGGTGGGCCCGTCCCCAGGCTTGACCCTGGGAAGAAGACGATCACCGTCAGGGTCCAGGAAATCGACGCGCCGTACCTTGCAGGTGCAGACCGGGGATGGACAGACGTCGTGATTCAAGAGCTTGTCGATGCCTTCCCCAACTACAACCTGGTCGCCCTCTGCAGGTACGAGTATCAGGTCGAAGAGGTCAGAAAGAGGTTCGGCTCGCAGTGCATCGTCCCCGACGACGTAGTGAACGGGCAGGGGCTCCTTGCAAAGACAGACCTGTTCGTAGGCATGGGAGGGACGATGAACGCCGAAGCAGTGCTCATGGGCGTCCCCACGATCTCTGCCTTCCAGGGGGAGCTCTACACCGACCAGTACCTCGAAAAGCTGGGGCTCCTCGCAAAGGCTCTCGACCCGAAGGCACTCATCAGACACGCGGAGCGGTTCCTCTCCAGCAAGTTCAGGGCGACCTACGCCAAGAAGGCGAAGAAGGCCTTGGATTCGATGGAGGACCCGGTCCCCAAGATCGCAGGCTTCATCCTCAAGACCCTCGAACAAGGATAAATCACCATCGGGGCCCGGCGTCCACTTGCCTGCAGCCCGGTGGTGTAGCGGTCAAGCATGCTGGCCTTTGGAGCCGGCGACCCTGGTTCGAATCCAGGCCGGGCTATCTTTGAAACTCCAATCGGCTCAAGACTTTAACGAGCAGAAGGGACTGGGCTGGCGTTGGACCGCAGGACCTTCCTCACACTGGCGGAGCTTTCCCCGGCGGAATTGGGACTGATTCTGCGGCTTTCGTCAAAGCTGAAGAAGACAAGAGGCAAGACAGGTCGGTCGCTGCTCGAAGGAAAGACCGTCGCCCTCGTGTTCGAGAAGCCGAGCACACGGACGAGGGTCAGCTTCCAGGTGGCTATCAGCGAGCTGGGAGGAAGCCCAATCACCCTCAGTTCTGAGGAGATGCAGTTAGGAAGAGGGGAGACCATCGAGGACACCGCCCTGGTGCTCTCGAGGTACGTCCACGCCGTCATGGCCAGGGTGAAGAGGCACGGGGACATCGAGAGGCTGGCTTCCGCCTCATCGGTGCCCGTCATCAACGGGCTTAGCGACCTTTACCACCCAGTTCAGATCCTGGCCGACCTCCTGACGCTGCAGGAGAAGAAGGGCAGGCTCAGGGGCCTGAAGGTGGCATGGGTCGGTGACGGCGACAACGTCTGCAACTCCTGGATGATTGGGGCAGCCCTTTCAGGAATCAACTTCGTCGCCGCGACCCCCGAACGCTACTCCCCGCTTCCAGCAGCCAAGGCTGTGGCGAACGTCTTCGCCAAGCGGTCAGGAGCCTCCATCACCCTCACCCACGAGCCAACCGCTGCCGTGAAAGGGGCAGACTGCGTCATCACCGACACATTCGTCTCTATGGGATTTGACGCCGAGAAGCAGGACAGGCTCGCCGCCTTCATCCCGAGGTTCCAGGTCAACTCGGCTCTGATGTCACTGGCTAAGCGGGACGCCATCTTCCAGCACTGCCTCCCCGCCCACCGGGGCGAAGAGGTGTCCGCCGACGTGATCGACGGCAGACAGTCGGTGGTGTTCGACGAGGCAGAGAACAGGCTCCACACGACCAAGGCCCTGCTCTGCTTCCTCATGCTCGGGGCTGCAAGGTCCGTAAGGGCTGCCCGAAGCTAGAACAGAGCTCAGACTGGAACCGGCGACATGAACACCTTCGCCTCCAGCGCGAAGTCGATTGCGTCACCTACGGCCCTGGAGACCGCAGCCTTTCGCACACCGTCAACGAGGCGACCGACGTAGGAGACTACCTCCTAAGCATCGAAGTCCTGTCCTAAGCTCCGAACCACTGAAGGTCCTGAAAACCGGCGCCCTAGGCCCCGCCGAGGGTCACGATCAGGTCTGTCAGGAATCCAGCGCAGAGTCCGATGAATATCCCCAACATCATGAGGTTGCTGCTGTACTGCCTGCGCCCCGTGCTGAACATGGTCATCGTGACGTATACGAGGGCACCGCCGGCAATCGAAAGGAAGAGCACGTAGGCCTCCGCGGAGTAGAAGAGGCTCCCCAGGACAGTTCCGATGAACGTGGGCGCCCCTCCGATGAACAACACCTTGACCAGGAACGAGGTCTTGGGCTTCGGGTTCGTCCCTATGAGCGGCGCCGTGATCCCGAAACCCTCAGTCGAATTGTGGGCCCCGAACCCGACGACCAGGACTATGGCCAGGCCGATCGCCCCCGACGCATATGACTGGCCGATGGCGAGCCCCTCGCTCAGGTTGTGGGCGCCTATGCCCAGGGCAATCATGGTCGAGAGCTTCGCCGCGGTCCCACCGCCAGGGTTTCCTCCCATGTACCTCCTCTCGTAGAAGACCAGGCCGAGCAGCCCCAGGGTCAGTCCCCCGAACATCAGGGCGAGGTCCGCGGCCGCCTCACCCGCGCTGGCAGTGCCCCGGAACGCCCCAAGCGCGGTGGCCGAGGTGAACTCCCATGCGTGGCTGAACACGTCGACGATCAGGAACATGAGAATCCCGATCGCCAGGGCGTTGAGGAATCCCCTGGTCCGGTCGCTAACCCCAAGGAGGACCACCGGGAGGCCGAAGAAGATGGTAAACCCAGCTACGGCGCCAAGGATGAGAAGCTCGACAATGTCCACCAAATCGGTGACTCGTTCCGCTG
It contains:
- a CDS encoding DUF354 domain-containing protein encodes the protein MSSQKAWVDVLTPKQILFFNPVIKELESAGCEVLSTSRSYREVDPLARRAGLDLRYVGERGGRGLVEQLEAATRRQAEMIPIVKEFGPRVAVSIASGVCARVAFGLGAKHIAVNDSPHSEVAGRLSLPLSYHLMCPWVIPYTAWAKFGITRNQVTTYRALDPVAWLRRKAIGGPVPRLDPGKKTITVRVQEIDAPYLAGADRGWTDVVIQELVDAFPNYNLVALCRYEYQVEEVRKRFGSQCIVPDDVVNGQGLLAKTDLFVGMGGTMNAEAVLMGVPTISAFQGELYTDQYLEKLGLLAKALDPKALIRHAERFLSSKFRATYAKKAKKALDSMEDPVPKIAGFILKTLEQG
- the argF gene encoding ornithine carbamoyltransferase, which gives rise to MDRRTFLTLAELSPAELGLILRLSSKLKKTRGKTGRSLLEGKTVALVFEKPSTRTRVSFQVAISELGGSPITLSSEEMQLGRGETIEDTALVLSRYVHAVMARVKRHGDIERLASASSVPVINGLSDLYHPVQILADLLTLQEKKGRLRGLKVAWVGDGDNVCNSWMIGAALSGINFVAATPERYSPLPAAKAVANVFAKRSGASITLTHEPTAAVKGADCVITDTFVSMGFDAEKQDRLAAFIPRFQVNSALMSLAKRDAIFQHCLPAHRGEEVSADVIDGRQSVVFDEAENRLHTTKALLCFLMLGAARSVRAARS
- a CDS encoding ZIP family metal transporter; this translates as MDIVELLILGAVAGFTIFFGLPVVLLGVSDRTRGFLNALAIGILMFLIVDVFSHAWEFTSATALGAFRGTASAGEAAADLALMFGGLTLGLLGLVFYERRYMGGNPGGGTAAKLSTMIALGIGAHNLSEGLAIGQSYASGAIGLAIVLVVGFGAHNSTEGFGITAPLIGTNPKPKTSFLVKVLFIGGAPTFIGTVLGSLFYSAEAYVLFLSIAGGALVYVTMTMFSTGRRQYSSNLMMLGIFIGLCAGFLTDLIVTLGGA